The Hordeum vulgare subsp. vulgare chromosome 4H, MorexV3_pseudomolecules_assembly, whole genome shotgun sequence genomic interval AAAAAGCAACGGTTAACAAGGCATCTAACCTGCAGAGTACTCCTAACAAGCCCGTCCATTTCTAGACCAGGGGCACGGCCAAGCACCACATTACtatcgttgatacatctccatagctctGTGCCCTCGATAAAACATATGTGACAGACCACCCATGAAGAAATGACACATGTTCATATTTCAAAAGAAATACAAAAGAGGGATGTAACACTCGGTCATGGAGAGGGCCATAGTCAAGATGCGCTCCAGTTGTCTCCCTAATAGAGTTATTGAATGCACCATCAACAGCCTCACTTGGCATTACGTCCAAGCAATCTGAACGAGTCCAAGCACCCTTGTGGATAACTCTATACTCTTTGCGAATCCACTCCAAATGCCTTAAATATGCCGCCTCGTCAGTGTCGGGTGTTTGATCAGTTTCAACTCGAGCATTCCTCTgagcattccacatgtccacccacataatgtggtgctcctcccaattGATGACATTCTTATTGTTTTGCCAGTTCGTCCTACAAAGCATTAGAAGAATACATCAGTACAATTTTCTCGTGTTAGACATTGATCAACAGGTGATACAAAAAACTCTCACTTATGTAGCACCACACCTCGACGTGATCCGGCGGGCTGCATTGTTGGACTCCGAACTGCTTTGAAACACGATGAGAAATATGCCACTCGCAAAAAAGCATATCATGGGGCACCGCACACGCCAAAGATGCTGGTCACGAAGGCACATATTGCTCAGAGGGAACTGCCTAAGTACCGTGTACGGCCTCCAATTGACCTACATCACAACAAGTTACTCGCCCATGCacgaaaaaaattcagaaaagatGCCAAAGCATTTGGATAATTACTTGTTCACAAGCCAGCATGTCAAGCTCGCTTATGTATGCATTGTATCGCCCCATGGTTGTGATACTCGACGATTGGACATTAGCCCATGTGTGTGCGATAGTGGGGTACCGCTCCTCATCCCCGTCAAAAGGGTACTTCCAAGGTTCTTCCGGGGGAAGGGTGACATTACGGCCTACAGGGATACGCTCCGACATCCAAACATGTAGGGCCCAAATGAAACCACCAAGAGTGGACATCGGCGTACTCCTCATACATGATCCATCCAATTGCAGATTTGCACACACGTTAAACGACCACACGCAAATACCTATTTAATATAATGAAAATGCATCATAGTAAGCAGTATCTGACGGTACAAGAAGGCAAGTGCCGCCGACCCCCAACTCCACTTAACATCCCAGACACGAAGAGGATCCAAGAACATCCACGAGGCTGTGTCCCCCGTGCCATCCggaaacaccacttgggtcaaaagattccaTAGGTAAGCCCCGACGTACCTCTCCACAACATTCGGACTAGCATCCTTTGGGCACCTGCGAAAATGTTTCTGTATCCACGAGAACAACACGTCggatggcctaggatccttcctAGTTTCATGAGTCCACGGCTcaagttcaacaccaaccaatgttgcaacccgttgtcgccacCCATCAGACCTCACCTTCCATGTAAGAGCCCTGCCCTCGATCGGAAGCCCGGTgatcatagcaatatcctccaAAGTTATGGTCATCTCACCAAGAGCAAGGTGAAAAGAgtgcgtctccggcctccaacgatccATAAGGACGGTAAGGGCCGTGGagttcaaccatggtggtgtgcctttgaagttgagcacaaactgaagaagatccattcttctaaaataaggCTCGTACCGATGGTCATATACGAAAGATTCATTCGGGTTGTGCCCCCTCAACCGAATtagtggaggaacctaaacaaACAAACCCATAATTTGTTACTTCTCTCAACTTGTCACAATATGAAAATCAACCAATATAGGAATATAATCATCAAGGCCCGAATAATTACCTCCCCTCTTTCCATTAACACCGCACGATGCTTCTGCTCGTAGAAATCATCAAGGCCCGGTTATTTATCCGGCTCAAACATCCTAAataataggaataaatacttttaGGATTCAACATAATACATTTTTTATCTATAAATGTTAAATACACAAGTACCAAATTAATAATATTTAGGATGAacacatagcaaatataacaatcAAGTAATATGCATTCACCATCACACTTGTAACTATAGAAAATACACAAATTTACATCATATTTCGCAATGCACTCATCCTCTGCCAGCCCTCATCCTTACTACTAAATCATATGATACTAAACAACTAAATCATCACCAAATTTTGTTTTACTTGACAACCTAGGTTGCACCTAGTATCAAAAAATGCTCAAAAAAtacaaagttattgcaaaaagtgATTGGAGGGATCGGAGGAGCTTACCGGtctcttcgatttgccccaaagatCCACAAAAATGGTTAAGGAAAGAGGAAGATCGAAGGGGGGATCGGGAGGAGGAGAGAGGCGTTTCTcgtgctgctggtggtggtggcccgGAGGAGGAGAGAACTGGCTCGCATTTCGGGTGGGGCCTAAACAAATATCGCTGAAGAAACAAATATCGCTGAAGAAACTGGTCCTTGGCGTTTCAGTTGTAGGCAGAAACGTGAGGTAGAACGACGTTTCTTAGTTGACCAACAACGCGACGAAGGACAACGTTTCTTAGTTGACCAGCAACGCCGCGGGATGTGGCAATACTAAAAGGGTCGGATCGTGAAATACTTTCCTCACGAGTTCATTTTGTGCAATTATTTGCGTATTAAGCTCAGAACAATGATTTTGTCCGGTGCTCGCGACTAAGTAGTCGTGAGTTCGATCCCATGTCCGCTCATGTTTTTTATGTTTGTGTAAAGCAGGAAAGAAAATAATGGGCCGAGCCCACGGTTTGCAGACCCACCTCCCGAGGTTGCCACAAGTGGCATGCATGCagagtttttctttttttcgtagattcctattttcaaaacttttTATCTCCTAAATCGTGCGTCTAATTTTTAAACTGTTTTCACTCTTGGATTTCTCGCGTTGAGATATTTAAAACTAGATCCTATGTTGATAGATTTTAAAGAAACTTTTTCTTTCACAAAAAAATGGTCATTTTTTTAACTCTCGTGAtagagaaaaaaacagaaaatgcgtTTTTTCTTTCCAaaaggcacgaccgtgcctctcacgaaggtaaaaccgtgcctctcacggaagcaaaatcatgcctctcacaaaaaaacgtgttttttcctTTTCAAGAGGTACAACTGTGTGTCTcacaaaggcaaaaccgtgcctttcacaaaaaaatagaaaacatataTTTTTCCTTTTCGACGGTTCCTCTCGCGgatgcaaaaccgtgcctctcataaaaaacgtgtttttCCATTTCCGAAAGGCATgaccgtgcctctcacgaaaaacAAAAAATACGTGTTTCTCATGATTTTGTTTTTTAAAAATTCATCAGAAAGTTAAGAAAGACTGATGAAAAactaaaacaccaaaaaaatcacTCTAAAAAGCCAAAAATGATGAAAAAGAAATCAGAGAAAGCACTCAAAGCGCGACACGTGATGACGGTTGAGAAACACGCCAAATGACAGCGCACGAAAGTGTTCGCTAGGAGGCTCCCGAAGAAGCGCTCGCTAACTAGTGATAGCCAGTAACCGACGCCTGCAACGctaagggcttgttcggttaatcccaccgagaaggggattgaagaggattggaggggattgaggtggaatttgacttgtaggggatttaatcctCCCAATCCCTTTCAAACCCTTTCAATTTTGgaggaaccgaacaaggcctaaatAGGATTTGTCGTTATTGATCCCTGTGCACTTTCTTTATTTTGAAGAGGAGATTAACTTTTCCTTACAGGCCTTCATAAAACCAGCCGAAGAACAAGCGCCTACAGGCCCAGCCCGTTAGTCCAGAGGGAAAAAGCAAAAAGACAAAAATACCCTAAAAGAAAAGATGAACAAAAACAGAAGAACGAGagtccccatctccatctctctccTTATCTCTTCCCTTCTCATAAACCCCCTCCGCGGAGTCCTCTTCCCCGTCTCCGAGCACCTCCCCGCCGAGTCTAGGGTTTAACCGCCCGCCGAATCGGCCTCCCTATCTCCCGGTAAGCATCCCCTCCACATATCAGCTCAGTCCGGCCGCGcactcccgccgccgccgccgccgccgccgtgcgcCTTGACCAATTGGGTTAATGTTTCTGATTTGTGTCGTCGGTGCGTCCGTATGTCAGGGGGAAAGGAGGAACGGGCGGTGATGGCGGCGCCGATACCCCGTGAGTGGGTTGGTCTGCAGCAGTTCCCGGCGGCCACCCAGACCAAGCTGCATGAGCTCCTCGGCAAGCtcaaggaggaggtattgcacgcCTATTCAATGCCCCTCACCTGGACCAGCTGATTCAATTGTCCATGACTAGGTTCTAATTGTGTTTGTTATTGTGAGTTGTCACAAACTGACGGCAAATTTTATGTTTTTGCCTATGTTGTGATGTCAAGAATGTGAGCACATTGACGATTCTGGTGATGGGGAAGGGCGGTGTGGGGAAGTCATCCACTGTCAACTCCATTGTCGGGGAGAGGGTCGCAAACGTCAGCGCGTTCCAGGTCTCACTTCTTCCTGGCCCTGTCTCTTTATGTGCCTCTTTGTGGGTTGCTCACGCGTGAGTGCgtcgttgtatgttgtttctatGCAGTCTGAGGGTCTGAGGCCAATGATGTGCTCCCGCACCAGGGCAGGATTCACCTTGAACATTATCGACACTCCTGGGCTCATTGAAGGTGGGTATATCAATGAGCAGGCTGTTGAGATCATAAAGAGGTATGTACATGCTGGTTTGTAACCATGCTTGTTTGCAAGTGAGCTCTGAAGTAGCATATATTGCTAATATGTACTGGTAGAGATGTAGGGTGCacataaacaaaaataaaagagaagacaTCTGCATTTCTGTTCATACAGAAATCTCGTGTTCGTGAACAGAGCTCTCCTATCTTTTCTGTTGCCGGCCTTAAATCATTCTGGTTTACTTTTGTGATGATCCTGACCCTAATTTAGCATACAGGACCATAATTTAGAAATTAAAATCTGTTATTTCTCTGAAAGTGTTTAATCTCTATTAAGTCTATGCGGATATATTAACTTCATGCTGGCAATGAATTCATCATTGTTCTAAATAGTGTATAGTAGCCAGCTGGTGCTCACCCCACCTTCAGCGCTTCATGTAATACATGATGGTTGAGTTACCTTAGCACTGCAGTGGGTGCATCTGCACCATTGACCTATCGATTTGGATATAATATTTGGGGTTTCCCTTCAGACTTCTCACCTACTGACGAGGTTAAACTGCTAAGCGATGTGCgcttatttattttgtttgtcaGCACTTTCTTAGGCACGTAATGCTCAGTTTTGCCTTGGATTAATTTTCCCTTCTGTAGAACCATATTTTATTTGTTGACAGTTGTAATCACAGTGTTGAGAGTGTAGTGCATTAAATTGGCATCTATAGAAAAGTTTGTGCTGCTTGCATAGTTGCCCACTGTTGTCATACAATCTGTATATCTTATTTTTTATTGCTAATTGGTCACTAAGTTATGTAACTTCATAATtatactattcaaaaattcttctgGATAAGGATCTAATGGAATAATTTCTGTGACACATAACCACATTTTATTGGTTAAATTCATGGTCAAACTTAAATTTTGGGAAGTGTGCATGCCTTCTTTTTGGAGTCGGAGGGAGTAAAATGTTATCAATGGTATTACAGGTTTCTTCTGGAGAAGACTATTGATGTCCTCCTGTACGTTGATCGTTTGGATACATATAGAATGGATACATTGGATGAACAAGTTATAAGAGCCATCACTAGTTCACTTGGGAAGGCCATTTGGAGAAGAACCTTGGTTGTATTGACCCATGCCCAACTCTCCCCACCTGATGGAATCGACTATAATGATTTCCTTGCAAGAAGATCAGAGTCGCTTGTGCGATA includes:
- the LOC123449192 gene encoding translocase of chloroplast 34, chloroplastic-like, which gives rise to MAAPIPREWVGLQQFPAATQTKLHELLGKLKEENVSTLTILVMGKGGVGKSSTVNSIVGERVANVSAFQSEGLRPMMCSRTRAGFTLNIIDTPGLIEGGYINEQAVEIIKRFLLEKTIDVLLYVDRLDTYRMDTLDEQVIRAITSSLGKAIWRRTLVVLTHAQLSPPDGIDYNDFLARRSESLVRYIRSGAGIGKREYADFPLPIALAENSGRCKTNENGAKILPDGTPWIPNLMKEITIVVSNGSRSIHVDQKLIDGPNPNNRWKKYIPLILAVQYFFVVKGIRRAIHSDISNGKLDDWEQRYRDLVGSGNPVDQKVSSSRNPKA